The following proteins come from a genomic window of Macadamia integrifolia cultivar HAES 741 chromosome 14, SCU_Mint_v3, whole genome shotgun sequence:
- the LOC122060516 gene encoding cyclic pyranopterin monophosphate synthase, mitochondrial-like — protein MFLRRVRATFPSSIRCFSSNGGHDLTAAIAEPSKEMESVFGQTPPIDLSGSVNNLSAAPEPQLASTGTEENEQRLTHISRTGEAQMVDVSSKGISKRVAIAGCKVLLVSKKVFDLVSENQVAKGDVLSVAKIAGISGAKQTSNLIPLCHNISLTHVRVDLTLNEKDFSVEIEGEAASTGKTGVETEALTAVTIAGLTLYDMCKAASKDIEITDVRLLHKSGSWSRKQ, from the exons ATGTTTCTTCGGCGCGTCAGAGCAACTTTTCCTTCTTCCATAAGATGTTTCAGCAGTAATGGCGGCCATGATCTTACCGCTGCTATTG cagAGCCCAGTAAG GAAATGGAGTCGGTATTCGGCCAAACTCCTCCGATTGACCTTTCTGGCTCTGTCAACAACTTGTCTGCTGCCCCAGAACCACAGTTGGCTTCTACAGGAACCGAAGAAAATGAACAACGCTTGACCCATATTAGCAGAACAGGGGAAGCGCAGATGGTGGATGTTTCTTCGAAAGGAATCAGCAAGAGAGTCGCCATCGCTGGGTGCAAAGTTCTTCTGGTTTCtaagaaggtgtttgatttgGTCTCTGAGAATCAGGTGGCCAAGGGGGATGTCCTCAGTGTGGCGAAGATTGCAGGAATTAGTGGGGCTAAGCAGACTAGCAACCTTATCCCACTGTGTCACAACATCAGTCTGACTCATGTCCGTGTGGACCTGACCCTGAatgagaaggatttcagtgttGAGATAGAAGGAGAAGCTGCTTCCACTGGGAAGACAGGTGTGGAGACGGAAGCACTAACAGCTGTGACGATTGCTGGACTAACTTTGTATGACATGTGCAAGGCTGCTTCAAAGGACATAGAGATAACGGATGTAAGGCTCCTGCACAAAAGTGGGAGCTGGTCCAGGAAGCAGTAA